Proteins encoded in a region of the Microbacterium neungamense genome:
- a CDS encoding DedA family protein: MNDVVLWAIEVVQSVDPLLRTLLAGLAIMLETSVLIGLLVPGDTVVLVASIGVGSLPEGVLLGITVIVGALIGESIGFWLGRWIGPHIRHSWLGRRIGERHWQRSELYLRRRGGIAIFLSRFLPVLHSLVPLTVGMSGFGYRRFLAWTVPACVLWACAYVGIGSAVAGGYKELSQTVHYAGYLFVGAILLFLLVAVIAKKVIAHREERHMSTADDPAAEA, translated from the coding sequence GTGAATGACGTCGTGCTGTGGGCCATCGAGGTCGTGCAGTCGGTCGATCCCCTCCTGCGCACGCTGCTCGCGGGTCTCGCGATCATGCTCGAGACCAGTGTGCTGATCGGTCTGCTCGTCCCCGGCGACACTGTCGTGCTCGTCGCCTCGATCGGGGTGGGCTCGCTGCCGGAGGGCGTCCTGCTCGGGATCACGGTGATCGTCGGCGCGCTCATCGGCGAGTCGATCGGGTTCTGGCTGGGGCGCTGGATCGGACCGCACATCCGGCACTCGTGGCTCGGCCGGCGGATCGGCGAACGGCACTGGCAGCGCTCGGAGCTGTATCTCCGCCGCCGCGGCGGCATCGCGATCTTCCTGTCCCGCTTCCTGCCGGTGCTGCACTCGCTCGTGCCGCTGACCGTCGGGATGAGCGGCTTCGGCTACCGGCGGTTCCTCGCCTGGACCGTGCCGGCCTGCGTGCTGTGGGCCTGCGCCTATGTCGGGATCGGCTCCGCCGTCGCCGGCGGTTACAAGGAGCTCTCCCAGACCGTGCACTACGCCGGGTACCTGTTCGTCGGTGCGATCCTGCTGTTCCTCCTCGTCGCGGTGATCGCGAAGAAGGTCATCGCGCATCGCGAAGAGCGGCACATGTCCACCGCGGACGACCCCGCCGCGGAGGCGTGA
- a CDS encoding 3-methyladenine DNA glycosylase, producing MPASVLSRAEWRARARAHEERADALTAGHRERTARGEKHPVWDFLFTYYSYKPARLRRWHPGAGVVLEGAAERRSWRWYSPGPSEVDAVPDAGAFAAEKPELARLIERMLRRTAARPGQFGCFGLHEWAMVYRAEEHRHPVPLRLGQAGTDAVVESHELRCTHFDAFRFFTPDAVARNRRPLTREEQPALEQPGCLHAGMDVYKWAMKLGPLVPGELLLDAFELARDIRLLDMEAAPYDLAAWGIRPVRIETAEGKAEYVRRQRAFAERGNALRERMLRAWLGEDEGA from the coding sequence GTGCCCGCATCCGTCCTCTCCCGCGCCGAGTGGCGTGCGCGTGCCCGCGCCCACGAGGAGCGGGCGGATGCACTGACCGCCGGGCACCGCGAGCGGACGGCGCGGGGCGAGAAGCACCCCGTCTGGGACTTCCTGTTCACCTACTACTCGTACAAGCCGGCACGGCTGCGCCGCTGGCATCCGGGTGCCGGTGTCGTGCTCGAAGGCGCGGCGGAGCGCCGCTCCTGGCGCTGGTACTCCCCCGGTCCGTCGGAGGTGGACGCGGTGCCGGATGCCGGCGCCTTCGCGGCGGAGAAGCCCGAGCTGGCGCGCCTGATCGAGCGGATGCTGCGCCGCACGGCCGCGCGCCCCGGCCAGTTCGGCTGCTTCGGGCTGCACGAGTGGGCGATGGTGTACCGGGCCGAGGAGCACCGGCATCCGGTTCCGCTGCGCCTGGGGCAGGCCGGCACGGACGCGGTGGTGGAGTCGCACGAGCTGCGCTGCACGCACTTCGACGCCTTCCGCTTCTTCACACCGGATGCCGTCGCCCGCAACCGCCGGCCGCTCACCCGCGAGGAGCAGCCCGCGCTCGAGCAGCCCGGATGCCTGCACGCCGGCATGGACGTCTACAAGTGGGCGATGAAGCTGGGGCCGCTGGTGCCCGGCGAGCTGCTGCTGGACGCGTTCGAGCTGGCCCGCGACATCCGTCTGCTGGACATGGAGGCGGCGCCGTACGACCTCGCCGCGTGGGGCATCCGGCCGGTGCGGATCGAGACGGCCGAGGGCAAGGCGGAGTACGTCCGCCGGCAGCGGGCGTTCGCCGAGCGGGGCAACGCCCTGCGCGAGCGGATGCTGCGCGCGTGGCTCGGCGAGGACGAGGGCGCCTGA
- a CDS encoding glycoside hydrolase family 3 N-terminal domain-containing protein gives MSAIRSLLAVLAAAAVLAASGCSAPQASPQPHPSTPSPTRTPSPTPTPDPAAALVAEMTTAQRAATVVMGHIPTTDTAALRQYMSSGLGGFILMGANIPPTPEELRTVTAALVTDPRLPPLIAIDQEGGDVSRLPWDDLPAADTLKDRPSGDARAAFAARGALVADAGANVNFGIVADVPAAPSSFIHRRALGADPAGAAERVAAAVEGERAAVASTLKHFPGHGAAPGDSHHGIPSTTRTLEEWRATDAVPFAAGIDAGAPLLMFGHLAYTSVDPAPASLSPRWYAIARSELGFDGVAVTDDLGMLGDSGVDAYADPVQNAVAALAAGADMVLMIAGSTPDTAPRIVSGIVQAVGDGRLPAARLQEAAERVVRLRLQLAADITGG, from the coding sequence ATGTCCGCGATCCGAAGCCTCCTCGCCGTGCTCGCCGCGGCGGCGGTGCTCGCGGCATCCGGATGCTCCGCGCCGCAGGCCTCGCCGCAGCCGCATCCGTCCACGCCGTCCCCCACGCGCACCCCGTCGCCGACGCCCACGCCCGACCCCGCCGCCGCCCTCGTCGCCGAGATGACCACCGCGCAGCGCGCCGCCACCGTGGTGATGGGGCACATCCCGACCACCGACACCGCCGCGCTCCGGCAGTACATGTCCTCCGGCCTGGGCGGATTCATCCTGATGGGCGCGAACATCCCGCCGACCCCCGAGGAGCTGCGCACCGTCACCGCCGCCCTCGTCACCGACCCGCGGCTGCCGCCGCTGATCGCGATCGACCAGGAGGGCGGCGACGTGTCGCGCCTGCCCTGGGACGACCTGCCCGCCGCGGACACCCTCAAGGACCGTCCGTCCGGCGACGCCCGCGCCGCCTTCGCGGCCCGCGGCGCCCTCGTCGCCGACGCGGGTGCCAACGTGAACTTCGGGATCGTCGCCGACGTGCCCGCCGCCCCGTCGTCCTTCATCCACCGCCGCGCCCTCGGCGCCGACCCGGCCGGCGCCGCCGAACGCGTCGCCGCAGCGGTCGAGGGGGAGCGGGCCGCGGTCGCCTCGACCCTCAAGCACTTCCCGGGGCACGGCGCCGCGCCGGGGGACTCCCACCATGGCATCCCGTCCACGACGCGGACGCTGGAGGAGTGGCGTGCGACCGACGCCGTCCCGTTCGCCGCGGGCATCGACGCCGGCGCTCCGCTGCTCATGTTCGGGCACCTGGCCTACACGTCGGTCGACCCCGCGCCCGCCTCGCTGTCGCCGCGCTGGTACGCCATCGCCCGCAGCGAGCTGGGCTTCGACGGGGTCGCCGTCACCGACGACCTCGGGATGCTCGGCGACTCCGGCGTCGACGCGTACGCCGACCCGGTGCAGAACGCGGTCGCGGCGCTGGCCGCCGGAGCAGACATGGTGCTGATGATCGCCGGATCCACGCCCGACACCGCACCGCGGATCGTCTCCGGCATCGTGCAGGCGGTCGGCGACGGACGCCTGCCGGCCGCGCGTCTGCAGGAGGCCGCCGAACGGGTGGTGCGGCTGCGGCTGCAGCTCGCGGCGGACATAACCGGCGGGTGA
- a CDS encoding NAD(P)/FAD-dependent oxidoreductase, which produces MDILESVVIGAGQAGLSASYHLRRLGIRHLVLDADERPGGAWQHRWDALTMVDVHGVAELPGSQPPPRTAARANRVVPAYFGSYEREHALPVLRPVSVHTVTDEDGILVVHAAQGEWRTRTLVNATGTWTRPFLPHHPGRESFLGEQLHTVDYPGPDHFRGKRVLVVGGGASAVQFLGALAPITDTLWVTRREPVWRDDEFTPEAGAAAVALVEQRVAQGLPPQSVVSVTGLMLRPQEQEAARLGAYAARRPMFERIEPDGVRWADGTFERVDVILWATGFRPAIAHLAPLRLRSASGGIRLDRGGRGTTAVADPRVQLVGYGPSASTIGANRAGRTAATGVRRYLQEVRPADGLRLAS; this is translated from the coding sequence GTGGACATCCTCGAGAGCGTGGTGATCGGCGCCGGCCAGGCCGGGCTCTCCGCGTCGTACCACCTGCGGCGCCTCGGCATCCGTCATCTCGTGCTCGATGCCGACGAGCGGCCGGGCGGGGCGTGGCAGCACCGCTGGGACGCCCTCACGATGGTCGACGTGCACGGCGTCGCCGAACTGCCCGGTTCGCAGCCCCCGCCTCGGACCGCCGCCCGGGCGAACCGCGTCGTGCCGGCGTATTTCGGCTCCTACGAACGCGAGCACGCGCTGCCGGTGCTCCGCCCGGTGTCGGTCCACACGGTCACCGACGAGGACGGCATCCTCGTCGTGCACGCCGCGCAGGGGGAGTGGCGCACGCGCACGCTCGTGAACGCCACCGGCACCTGGACGCGTCCGTTTCTGCCGCACCATCCCGGCCGGGAGAGCTTCCTCGGCGAGCAGCTGCACACCGTCGACTACCCCGGGCCGGACCACTTCCGCGGGAAGCGGGTGCTGGTCGTGGGCGGTGGAGCGTCTGCCGTGCAGTTCCTCGGCGCCCTGGCGCCGATCACGGACACCCTGTGGGTGACCCGGCGGGAGCCGGTCTGGCGCGACGACGAGTTCACCCCGGAGGCGGGCGCCGCGGCCGTCGCCCTCGTGGAGCAGCGGGTGGCGCAGGGCCTGCCTCCGCAGAGCGTGGTGAGCGTGACCGGCCTGATGCTGCGCCCGCAGGAGCAGGAGGCCGCGCGGCTGGGCGCCTACGCGGCGCGCCGGCCGATGTTCGAGCGGATCGAGCCGGACGGCGTGCGGTGGGCGGACGGGACGTTCGAGCGGGTCGACGTGATCCTCTGGGCGACCGGGTTCCGGCCGGCCATCGCGCACCTCGCTCCGCTGCGGCTGCGCAGCGCCTCGGGCGGCATCCGCCTGGATCGCGGCGGACGCGGCACCACCGCCGTCGCAGACCCTCGGGTGCAGCTGGTCGGATACGGGCCCTCGGCGAGCACGATCGGCGCCAACCGCGCGGGGCGGACAGCGGCGACCGGCGTCCGGCGGTACCTGCAGGAGGTGCGGCCCGCGGACGGGCTCCGGCTGGCGTCGTAG
- a CDS encoding App1 family protein produces MSPASAAKIHWFARLEHRIHVWRERRARRRGRSATVVPFPGYGGTGWVRVVGRVLIVPPPRKNADGELASVRGWRSFAGIPVSFAAVRIEIGGRSHDVVADRGGVIDARIETHLEPGWQTFTMSVEGQEPVEASVFVVADDIRFGVVCDVDDTVMVTALPRPFIAAWNSFVVDEHARIPVPGMSVLLEQIMRSHPGAPMIYLSTGAWNIAPTLRRFLSRHLFPAGAMLLTDWGPTHDRWFRSGREHKARNLRRLADEFPGIRWLLIGDDGQHDEAIYSEFQREHPGSVAGVAIRRLLPAEAVLAGGRTEVEDHSGEGVPWVSAEDGAGLREQLSAAGLIDAR; encoded by the coding sequence ATGTCCCCAGCCTCAGCGGCCAAGATCCACTGGTTCGCCCGACTCGAGCACCGCATCCACGTCTGGCGCGAGCGGCGCGCTCGCCGGCGCGGCCGTTCGGCGACCGTCGTTCCGTTCCCCGGGTACGGCGGCACCGGCTGGGTGCGGGTCGTCGGCCGGGTGCTGATCGTCCCGCCGCCGCGGAAGAACGCGGACGGCGAGCTGGCCAGCGTCCGCGGATGGCGCAGCTTCGCCGGCATCCCGGTCAGCTTCGCCGCCGTGCGCATCGAGATCGGCGGGCGCAGCCACGACGTGGTCGCCGACCGCGGCGGCGTGATCGACGCCCGGATCGAGACGCACCTGGAGCCGGGCTGGCAGACCTTCACGATGTCGGTGGAGGGGCAGGAGCCGGTCGAGGCGAGCGTCTTCGTCGTCGCCGACGACATCCGCTTCGGCGTCGTCTGCGATGTGGACGACACCGTCATGGTCACCGCGCTCCCCCGACCGTTCATCGCCGCCTGGAACTCCTTCGTCGTCGACGAGCACGCCCGCATCCCGGTGCCCGGCATGTCGGTGCTGCTGGAGCAGATCATGCGCAGTCACCCCGGTGCTCCGATGATCTACCTGTCCACCGGCGCCTGGAACATCGCCCCCACCCTGCGCCGCTTCCTCAGCCGCCACCTGTTCCCCGCCGGGGCGATGCTGCTCACCGACTGGGGCCCGACGCACGACCGCTGGTTCCGCAGCGGCCGCGAGCACAAGGCCCGCAACCTGCGTCGCCTGGCCGACGAGTTCCCCGGCATCCGCTGGCTGCTCATCGGCGACGACGGTCAGCATGACGAGGCGATCTACTCGGAGTTCCAGCGCGAGCATCCGGGTTCCGTTGCCGGCGTCGCAATCCGCCGGCTGCTCCCCGCCGAGGCGGTGCTCGCCGGCGGCCGCACCGAGGTGGAGGACCACTCCGGCGAAGGCGTGCCGTGGGTGAGCGCGGAGGACGGCGCCGGACTGCGCGAGCAGCTGAGCGCCGCCGGGCTCATCGACGCTCGCTGA
- a CDS encoding ComEA family DNA-binding protein: protein MPPSDAPAAEPPPRSRLRLGVGAAVTIGLVVLSAAVGWGLLRGQAAPSETVPLDAAGAGASADQGAEIRGAEIYVHVLGEVAAPGLYILEPDARLVDALAAAGGTLETADLRAVNLARPLTDGEQVFVPAQGADAAASGPGAAPGAGGGTPGGPGAGATGGLLDLNTADAAALETLPRIGPALAARIVSWREENGRFTSVDDLLAVPGIGEKLLDGIRDLVRV, encoded by the coding sequence GTGCCACCCTCGGATGCCCCCGCCGCAGAGCCGCCCCCGCGGTCGCGGCTGCGGCTGGGGGTCGGCGCGGCGGTCACGATCGGGCTCGTGGTGCTGTCCGCCGCGGTGGGCTGGGGCCTGCTGCGCGGGCAGGCCGCGCCGTCCGAGACCGTGCCGCTGGATGCCGCGGGGGCCGGTGCCTCCGCGGACCAGGGTGCGGAGATCCGCGGCGCCGAGATCTACGTGCACGTGCTCGGTGAGGTCGCCGCGCCCGGGCTGTACATCCTGGAGCCGGATGCCCGGCTCGTCGACGCTCTCGCCGCGGCCGGCGGCACCCTGGAGACCGCCGATCTGCGCGCGGTCAACCTGGCGCGGCCGCTGACCGACGGCGAGCAGGTCTTCGTGCCCGCGCAGGGAGCGGATGCCGCGGCCAGCGGTCCCGGCGCGGCACCGGGCGCGGGCGGGGGCACGCCGGGCGGTCCGGGCGCCGGTGCGACCGGCGGTCTGCTCGACCTGAACACCGCCGATGCGGCGGCGCTGGAGACCCTGCCGCGCATCGGCCCGGCCCTGGCGGCGCGGATCGTCTCCTGGCGCGAGGAGAACGGCCGGTTCACCTCGGTCGACGACCTGCTCGCCGTGCCCGGGATCGGCGAGAAGCTGCTCGACGGCATCCGGGATCTGGTGCGGGTATGA
- the pabB gene encoding aminodeoxychorismate synthase component I, which produces MPAPSTLSARPIHGWGDPENLFVALCAGESAAFWLDAGSDAARGWSILGSGVAESDADVVRETVLAAPGRDGDADADAGAPLPAAVPFRGGWVGWLDYEDGAARAGAPTAPGLRVPSWIAVHRAVAIDHERRAVWALAEAGELDAWSAAVERALDAVVPPPPAAPPASASARHTVPEYVALVERCREAIRCGDAYQLCLTTRFTVADAGDPIHAYRRLRRATPSHHGGFLRIGDRCLASASPEQFLEVAGGVVRTSPIKGTRPRGATPAEDDDLARELRASEKERAENVMIVDLMRNDLSHIGQPGSVRVERLWEVESYPAVHQLVSTVSARLRPGVTFGELCDAAFPAGSMTGAPKLSAMTILHELERGPRGVYSGCFGHVGLDGTADLAMVIRSIVFEGDEAYVGAGGGITWLSDAAAEAAEVATKARAPLAALGATLPPDWAPPGR; this is translated from the coding sequence GTGCCCGCTCCTTCGACGCTCTCCGCGCGCCCGATCCACGGCTGGGGCGACCCCGAGAACCTGTTCGTCGCCCTGTGCGCCGGGGAGTCCGCCGCGTTCTGGCTGGACGCCGGGTCGGATGCCGCGCGGGGATGGAGCATCCTCGGCAGCGGCGTGGCGGAATCCGACGCCGACGTCGTGCGGGAGACCGTGCTCGCCGCGCCCGGTCGCGACGGAGACGCGGATGCCGATGCCGGGGCGCCCTTGCCCGCCGCCGTCCCGTTCCGCGGCGGCTGGGTGGGCTGGCTCGACTACGAGGACGGGGCGGCCCGCGCCGGCGCGCCGACAGCGCCGGGCCTGCGCGTCCCCTCGTGGATCGCCGTGCACCGCGCCGTCGCGATCGACCACGAACGCCGCGCCGTGTGGGCGCTCGCCGAGGCGGGGGAGCTCGACGCCTGGAGCGCCGCCGTCGAGCGTGCGCTCGACGCGGTCGTCCCGCCGCCGCCGGCCGCGCCCCCGGCATCCGCATCCGCCCGCCATACGGTGCCGGAGTACGTCGCGCTGGTCGAGCGCTGCCGCGAGGCGATCCGCTGCGGCGACGCCTACCAGCTGTGCCTCACGACCCGCTTCACGGTCGCGGATGCCGGCGACCCGATCCACGCGTACCGGCGGCTGCGCCGCGCCACGCCCTCGCACCACGGCGGGTTCCTGCGGATCGGGGATCGCTGTCTCGCCAGCGCGAGCCCCGAGCAGTTCCTCGAGGTCGCCGGCGGCGTGGTGCGCACCAGCCCGATCAAGGGCACGCGCCCGCGCGGCGCGACCCCGGCGGAGGACGACGATCTGGCACGCGAGCTGCGGGCGAGTGAGAAGGAGCGCGCGGAGAACGTCATGATCGTCGACCTGATGCGCAACGACCTGTCGCACATCGGGCAGCCCGGATCCGTGCGCGTCGAGCGCCTGTGGGAGGTCGAGTCGTACCCGGCGGTGCATCAGCTGGTCAGCACGGTGAGCGCGCGGCTGCGCCCCGGGGTCACCTTCGGGGAGCTGTGCGACGCCGCCTTCCCGGCGGGCAGCATGACCGGCGCGCCGAAGCTGTCGGCGATGACGATCCTGCACGAACTGGAGCGGGGACCGCGCGGGGTGTACTCGGGCTGCTTCGGGCACGTCGGCCTGGACGGCACGGCCGACCTCGCGATGGTGATCCGTTCGATCGTCTTCGAGGGCGACGAGGCGTACGTCGGAGCCGGGGGCGGCATCACGTGGCTGTCGGATGCCGCGGCCGAGGCGGCCGAGGTCGCCACGAAGGCGCGCGCCCCGCTCGCCGCCCTCGGCGCCACCCTCCCACCCGATTGGGCCCCGCCCGGTCGTTGA
- a CDS encoding uracil-DNA glycosylase → MACDDPPPPGIRRHPPEQAPQDAAAASDLTALDALVTTCRACPRLVAWREEVARTKRAAFRDQDYWGRPVPGFGPHAASILIVGLAPAAHGANRTGRMFTGDRSGDVLYAAMYAVGLASQPVAASRDDGLELFGTRISAPVRCAPPENKPTPQERRTCAPFLARELELLAGTLRVVVVLGGFGWQALLATLTDAGWLVPRPRPRFGHGARVRLAHPDGRALEVLGCFHVSQQNTFTGRLTPAMLEEVLIQAKSAAAVGP, encoded by the coding sequence ATGGCATGCGACGATCCTCCGCCTCCGGGCATCCGCCGGCATCCGCCCGAGCAGGCGCCGCAGGATGCCGCGGCCGCGAGCGACCTCACCGCTCTGGATGCGCTGGTCACCACCTGCCGCGCCTGCCCGCGCCTGGTCGCCTGGCGGGAGGAGGTGGCGCGCACGAAGCGCGCCGCGTTCCGCGACCAGGACTACTGGGGGCGTCCGGTGCCCGGGTTCGGGCCGCACGCCGCGTCGATCCTGATCGTCGGCCTGGCCCCGGCGGCGCACGGCGCGAACCGGACCGGGCGCATGTTCACCGGCGACCGCAGCGGGGACGTGCTGTACGCGGCGATGTACGCCGTGGGGCTCGCCTCGCAGCCGGTCGCCGCGTCGCGCGACGACGGGCTGGAGCTGTTCGGCACGCGGATCAGCGCGCCGGTGCGGTGCGCCCCGCCCGAGAACAAGCCGACCCCGCAGGAGCGCCGCACGTGCGCGCCGTTCCTCGCGAGGGAGTTGGAGCTGCTGGCCGGCACCCTGCGCGTGGTCGTGGTGCTGGGCGGGTTCGGCTGGCAGGCGCTGCTGGCCACGCTGACGGATGCCGGGTGGCTGGTGCCCCGCCCGCGCCCGCGGTTCGGTCACGGCGCCCGGGTGCGGCTCGCGCATCCCGACGGCCGGGCGCTGGAAGTGCTCGGATGCTTCCACGTCAGCCAGCAGAACACCTTCACCGGCCGGCTCACTCCGGCCATGCTCGAGGAGGTTCTCATCCAGGCGAAGTCCGCCGCCGCCGTCGGACCCTGA
- the leuS gene encoding leucine--tRNA ligase has protein sequence MSEHPSASTVETAASLSPHALQEKWQRYWAENDTFRAGGADDTRPRKYVLAMFPYPSGDLHMGHAENYLYSDIVARFWRHRGHNVLNPIGWDSFGLPAENAAIRRGADPREWTYQNIDQQKAGFLAYGVSFDWSRVLHTSDPEYYRWNQWLFLKMYERGLAYRKKSPVNWCPNDQTVLANEQVVDGRCERCGAEVVKKKLTQWYFKITEYADRLLDDLNQLEGFWPSKVLQMQRNWIGRSTGADVDFRIEGREEPVTVFTTRPDTLHGATFFVVAPDSDLAAELAADASPEVRERFEDYLAQVQKETEIDRQSTDRPKTGVFLERYAINPVNGERLPIWAADYVLADYGHGAVMAVPAHDQRDLDFARAFDLPVKVVVDTTAPITGAIPVIETDEDGVPIETENLDDLHPARTGVALTGEGRMINSGDLDGLSKRNAIARQIEKLEQAGLGRAAKNYRLRDWLISRQRFWGTPIPMLHRQDGEVVPVPEDQLPVRLPSVEGLDLSPKGTSPLGAAESWVRTIDPATGEPALRDPDTMDTFVDSSWYFLRFLSPNSEEFAFDPEEARRWAPVDSYIGGVEHAILHLLYARFITKVLFDMGLVDFTEPFSSLINQGMVILNGAKMSKSKGNLVLFQQELDAYGADALRVGLAFAGPVEDDKDWADVSMTGAQKFLSRALRVAEEVSSPVDVVFSRGDAGLRRLTHRLLADAPGLVEHTKFNVLVARLMELVNAIRKTIDSGAGAGDPAVREAAETVAVMLDLIAPHTAEEMWEKLGHEPSVALVPWRSADPALLVEDTVTCAVQVNGKVRATLEVPAKVGEGELESLARADEKVQRALEGKEIVRVIVRAPKIVNFAVKG, from the coding sequence TTGTCCGAGCATCCGTCCGCATCCACCGTCGAAACCGCCGCGTCCCTGTCCCCGCACGCCCTCCAGGAGAAGTGGCAGCGGTACTGGGCCGAGAACGACACGTTCCGGGCCGGCGGCGCGGACGACACGCGCCCGCGCAAGTACGTGCTGGCGATGTTCCCGTACCCCTCGGGCGACCTGCACATGGGGCACGCCGAGAACTACCTGTACTCGGACATCGTGGCCCGGTTCTGGCGGCACCGCGGGCACAACGTGCTCAACCCGATCGGCTGGGACTCGTTCGGCCTGCCCGCCGAGAACGCGGCGATCCGCCGCGGCGCGGACCCGCGGGAGTGGACGTACCAGAACATCGACCAGCAGAAGGCCGGATTCCTCGCCTACGGAGTCTCCTTCGACTGGAGCCGGGTGCTGCACACCTCCGACCCGGAGTACTACCGCTGGAACCAGTGGCTGTTCCTGAAGATGTACGAGCGGGGTCTGGCGTACCGCAAGAAGAGCCCGGTGAACTGGTGCCCCAACGACCAGACCGTGCTGGCCAACGAGCAGGTCGTCGACGGCCGGTGCGAGCGCTGCGGCGCCGAGGTCGTGAAGAAGAAGCTGACCCAGTGGTACTTCAAGATCACCGAGTACGCCGACCGGCTGCTGGACGACCTGAACCAGCTGGAGGGCTTCTGGCCGTCGAAAGTGCTGCAGATGCAGCGCAACTGGATCGGCCGTTCCACGGGTGCGGACGTCGACTTCCGCATCGAGGGCCGTGAGGAGCCGGTGACCGTGTTCACCACGCGCCCGGACACGCTGCACGGCGCCACCTTCTTCGTCGTCGCGCCGGACTCCGACCTGGCCGCCGAGCTGGCCGCGGACGCCTCGCCGGAGGTGCGCGAGCGCTTCGAGGACTACCTGGCGCAGGTGCAGAAGGAGACCGAGATCGACCGGCAGTCCACCGACCGGCCGAAGACGGGCGTGTTCCTGGAGCGCTACGCGATCAACCCGGTGAACGGGGAGCGGCTGCCGATCTGGGCCGCCGACTACGTGCTGGCCGACTACGGTCACGGCGCGGTGATGGCCGTCCCCGCGCACGACCAGCGCGACCTCGACTTCGCCCGCGCGTTCGACCTGCCGGTCAAGGTCGTCGTCGACACCACCGCGCCGATCACCGGCGCGATCCCGGTGATCGAGACGGACGAGGACGGCGTGCCGATCGAGACCGAGAACCTGGACGACCTGCACCCCGCGCGCACCGGCGTCGCGCTCACCGGCGAGGGCCGGATGATCAACTCCGGCGACCTGGACGGGCTGTCCAAGCGCAACGCCATCGCCCGCCAGATCGAGAAGCTGGAGCAGGCCGGGCTGGGCCGTGCCGCGAAGAACTACCGCCTGCGCGACTGGCTGATCTCGCGTCAGCGGTTCTGGGGCACGCCGATCCCGATGCTGCACCGTCAGGACGGCGAGGTCGTCCCGGTGCCGGAGGACCAGCTGCCGGTCCGGCTGCCGAGCGTCGAGGGCCTGGACCTGTCGCCGAAGGGCACCTCGCCCCTGGGCGCCGCGGAATCGTGGGTCCGCACGATCGACCCCGCCACCGGCGAGCCGGCGCTGCGCGACCCGGACACGATGGACACCTTCGTGGACAGCTCCTGGTACTTCCTGCGCTTCCTGTCGCCGAACAGCGAGGAGTTCGCGTTCGACCCCGAGGAGGCGCGGCGCTGGGCCCCGGTCGACTCGTACATCGGCGGCGTGGAGCACGCCATCCTGCACCTGCTGTACGCGCGGTTCATCACCAAGGTGCTGTTCGACATGGGCCTGGTGGACTTCACCGAGCCGTTCTCGAGCCTGATCAACCAGGGCATGGTGATCCTGAACGGCGCGAAGATGTCGAAGTCGAAGGGCAACCTGGTGCTGTTCCAGCAGGAGCTGGACGCGTACGGCGCCGACGCGCTGCGGGTGGGCCTGGCCTTCGCCGGTCCGGTGGAGGACGACAAGGACTGGGCCGACGTGTCGATGACCGGTGCGCAGAAGTTCCTCTCCCGCGCGCTGCGCGTCGCGGAGGAGGTCTCCAGCCCGGTCGACGTGGTCTTCTCGCGCGGTGACGCGGGCCTGCGCCGGCTCACGCACCGTCTGCTGGCGGATGCCCCGGGCCTGGTCGAGCACACGAAGTTCAACGTGCTGGTGGCGCGCCTGATGGAGCTGGTGAACGCGATCCGGAAGACCATCGACAGCGGCGCCGGCGCGGGTGACCCCGCGGTGCGCGAGGCCGCCGAGACGGTCGCCGTGATGCTGGACCTGATCGCCCCGCACACCGCGGAGGAGATGTGGGAGAAGCTGGGCCACGAGCCGTCCGTCGCGCTCGTGCCGTGGCGCTCCGCCGACCCGGCGCTGCTCGTCGAGGACACTGTGACCTGCGCGGTGCAGGTGAACGGCAAGGTCCGCGCGACGCTGGAGGTGCCCGCGAAGGTCGGCGAGGGCGAGCTGGAATCGCTGGCCCGCGCCGACGAGAAGGTTCAGCGGGCGCTGGAGGGCAAGGAGATCGTGCGCGTCATCGTGCGCGCGCCGAAGATCGTGAACTTCGCGGTCAAGGGCTGA